Proteins encoded within one genomic window of Amycolatopsis nigrescens CSC17Ta-90:
- a CDS encoding DEAD/DEAH box helicase, translated as MPFRAVGLPGPIVLVPDSKLAALLGRQVRDHPTVPFGLEQLQADLNARLDGVPARLGKPWGDGQDWSLLLYGRTYVARLFVSRRRDAYTIASISPLRIRDHHDLSEGHLLLRPGGWLTVFETRQVPPGTDTYWPRLWADWQGLTTELDARRRSPAPDTAHLAFLDRLDRLIDASEQITMEAAASAGPFPYRAVKPVDDRLDGAHSIFQFELTDGRALSQGAFVRVHGDAAPRGQVTRLAGRFATIRFDRPVDGQHLIQQGELEMTPSRAVFGRQRDAVALLRDRPAGDNGLLSVLVDQRLRPLQPVPAEPAEALDADQLDAFRKAVAVDDLLLVLGPPGTGRTRLIGQIARASALARGRVLVTSKTDLAADRLLAKLPAELVSVRVGHPGEITPDGEPYRLERHAAALRTGILSATEQSLAAYEDIDVAGPWVGELGSRTERLNAALAEEVAARSSLAAARVAAGGEAQAAVDRLTAEIGKCAESLELSQSRVLQLTEQTGAARSRSERPVLGAVHRVQAGWWDRRLEAERENSIRLRANGTRKQAELEEARRRLEAVTQNEPSVQAATAALGEASRRVAVSVEAALTAAKAATVAISAVDQPPPVRTGIEGEAIAQDLATLRGWLQQRLPLLAVRAKLLADWRAEVSGASDKQLYPELIRYADVVATTGSGASSRPEMADAEFDLAIVQEAGRIGLAEAMVPLTRARRGVLVGDHQQPPPLQDSDVDRWGPSAEDGDLRGLMTRSAFELLATRLPESNLLRLNQQRRMPAAIADFVSGTFYQGKLRTERKPDSSAGTDPLFHSPLAFVDTSALPAEQRVERPGDAREPWRQRGYLNPAEAKLLIELAGFYHRRGETWALVVPYRAQVAWITKVLTGVLGDAQAVGLNVGTADSVHGERDVLLYGFTRSNPEGDIGLLKDPRRANAAFTRATRQLVLVGDLATLSAAKDPGFRAMAKSLHEYTKARGDLRGYGEVRDRLAELGAWTGDI; from the coding sequence ATGCCGTTTCGCGCCGTCGGCCTGCCGGGACCGATCGTCCTGGTACCGGACAGCAAGCTGGCCGCACTCCTCGGCCGGCAGGTCCGCGACCACCCCACGGTGCCGTTCGGGCTCGAACAGCTCCAGGCCGACCTGAACGCCCGGCTGGACGGCGTGCCGGCCAGGCTCGGCAAGCCGTGGGGCGACGGGCAGGACTGGAGCCTGCTGCTCTACGGCAGGACCTACGTGGCCCGGCTCTTCGTGAGCCGCCGGCGGGACGCTTACACGATCGCGTCGATCAGCCCGCTGCGCATCCGCGACCACCACGACCTCTCCGAAGGCCATCTGCTGCTGCGACCGGGCGGCTGGCTGACCGTGTTCGAGACCAGGCAGGTCCCGCCGGGGACCGACACCTACTGGCCACGGCTGTGGGCCGACTGGCAGGGCCTGACCACCGAGCTGGACGCGCGCCGCCGCAGCCCGGCGCCGGACACCGCGCACCTGGCCTTCCTCGACCGGCTGGACCGGCTGATCGACGCCTCCGAGCAGATCACCATGGAGGCCGCCGCCTCGGCAGGGCCGTTCCCGTACCGCGCGGTGAAACCCGTCGACGACCGGCTGGACGGCGCCCACTCGATCTTCCAGTTCGAGCTGACCGACGGCCGAGCGCTGAGCCAAGGCGCTTTCGTCCGGGTGCACGGCGACGCGGCGCCACGCGGCCAGGTGACCCGGCTGGCCGGTCGGTTCGCGACCATCCGGTTCGACCGGCCGGTGGACGGGCAGCACCTGATCCAGCAGGGCGAGCTGGAGATGACGCCGAGCCGGGCCGTGTTCGGCAGGCAGCGGGACGCGGTCGCGCTGCTGCGTGACCGGCCCGCCGGCGACAACGGCCTGCTGTCCGTGCTGGTCGACCAGCGGCTGCGGCCGTTGCAGCCGGTACCGGCCGAACCGGCCGAAGCGCTGGACGCCGACCAGCTGGACGCGTTCCGCAAGGCCGTCGCGGTGGACGACCTGCTGCTGGTGCTCGGCCCGCCCGGCACCGGCCGGACCCGGCTGATCGGCCAGATCGCCCGCGCCTCCGCGCTCGCCCGCGGCCGGGTGCTGGTCACCTCGAAGACCGACCTGGCCGCGGACCGGCTGCTGGCCAAGCTGCCAGCCGAACTGGTCAGCGTCCGGGTCGGCCATCCCGGCGAGATCACCCCGGACGGCGAGCCGTACCGGCTGGAGCGCCACGCCGCGGCGCTGCGCACCGGCATCCTGAGCGCCACCGAGCAGTCGCTGGCCGCCTACGAGGACATCGACGTGGCCGGGCCGTGGGTCGGCGAACTCGGCAGCAGGACCGAGCGGCTGAACGCGGCATTGGCCGAAGAGGTGGCGGCCCGGTCCTCGCTGGCCGCGGCCAGGGTCGCCGCCGGCGGGGAAGCTCAGGCCGCCGTGGACCGGCTCACCGCCGAGATCGGGAAGTGCGCGGAATCGCTGGAGCTGAGCCAGAGCCGGGTGCTGCAGCTGACCGAGCAGACCGGCGCCGCCAGGTCCCGCTCCGAACGGCCGGTGCTCGGCGCCGTGCACCGGGTGCAGGCCGGCTGGTGGGACCGGCGGCTGGAGGCCGAGCGCGAGAACAGCATCCGGCTGCGCGCCAACGGCACCCGGAAGCAGGCCGAGCTGGAAGAGGCCAGGCGGCGGCTGGAGGCCGTCACCCAGAACGAACCGTCGGTGCAGGCCGCCACGGCCGCGCTCGGCGAAGCGAGCCGCCGGGTCGCCGTGAGCGTGGAGGCCGCACTGACCGCGGCTAAGGCGGCGACCGTGGCGATCAGCGCGGTCGACCAGCCGCCGCCGGTGCGCACCGGTATCGAGGGAGAAGCGATCGCGCAGGACCTGGCCACGCTCCGCGGCTGGCTGCAGCAGCGACTGCCGCTGCTCGCCGTCCGGGCGAAACTGCTGGCCGACTGGCGCGCCGAGGTCTCCGGCGCGAGCGACAAGCAGCTCTACCCCGAGCTGATCCGCTACGCCGACGTGGTCGCCACCACCGGCTCGGGCGCGTCCTCCCGGCCGGAAATGGCGGACGCCGAGTTCGACCTCGCGATCGTGCAGGAGGCGGGCCGGATCGGCCTCGCCGAGGCGATGGTGCCGCTGACCAGGGCCAGGCGGGGGGTGCTGGTGGGCGACCACCAGCAGCCGCCGCCCCTGCAGGACTCGGACGTGGACCGGTGGGGCCCGAGCGCCGAGGACGGCGACCTGCGCGGGCTGATGACGCGCAGCGCGTTCGAGCTGCTGGCCACCCGGCTGCCGGAGAGCAACCTGCTCCGGCTGAACCAGCAGCGCCGGATGCCGGCCGCGATCGCCGACTTCGTCTCCGGCACCTTCTACCAGGGAAAGCTGCGGACAGAGCGGAAGCCGGACAGCAGTGCAGGCACAGATCCCTTGTTCCACAGTCCGCTGGCCTTCGTGGACACCTCCGCGCTGCCCGCGGAGCAACGGGTCGAACGGCCGGGCGACGCACGCGAACCCTGGCGGCAGCGCGGTTACCTCAACCCGGCCGAGGCGAAGCTGCTGATCGAGCTGGCCGGCTTCTACCACCGGCGCGGCGAGACCTGGGCGCTCGTGGTGCCCTACCGCGCGCAGGTCGCCTGGATCACCAAGGTGCTGACCGGGGTGCTCGGCGACGCGCAGGCCGTCGGGCTGAACGTGGGCACCGCCGACTCGGTGCACGGCGAACGCGACGTGCTGCTGTACGGCTTCACCCGCAGCAACCCGGAGGGCGACATCGGCCTGCTGAAGGATCCGCGCCGGGCGAACGCGGCCTTCACCCGCGCCACCCGGCAGCTCGTGCTGGTCGGCGACCTGGCCACGCTGTCCGCCGCGAAGGACCCCGGTTTCCGCGCAATGGCGAAATCCCTGCACGAGTACACCAAGGCGCGCGGGGACCTGCGCGGCTACGGCGAGGTGCGCGACCGGCTGGCCGAACTCGGCGCGTGGACCGGTGACATCTGA
- the hemQ gene encoding hydrogen peroxide-dependent heme synthase: protein MARLNYNELNDTIRYTAWSVFQVQPGRLPEDRGPAARETTEYLDALADKGVVVRGMYDVAGLRADADFMVWWHAEEIEQVQAAYNGFRRTPLGRVSTPVWSQVALHRPAEFNKSHVPAFLAGEEARKFICVYPFVRSYEWYLLPDDERRKMLADHGKEARDYPDVRANTVASFALGDYEWILAFEADELHRIVDLMRHLRGTEARLHVREEIPFYTGTRVAPSELIAALP, encoded by the coding sequence ATGGCGCGGCTTAACTACAACGAGCTCAACGACACCATTCGCTACACCGCATGGTCGGTGTTCCAGGTCCAGCCGGGGCGGCTGCCCGAGGACCGCGGGCCGGCGGCCCGTGAGACCACCGAGTACCTGGATGCCTTGGCGGACAAGGGTGTCGTGGTGCGCGGGATGTACGACGTGGCCGGCCTCCGCGCCGACGCGGACTTTATGGTCTGGTGGCACGCCGAGGAGATCGAGCAGGTTCAGGCCGCCTACAACGGCTTCCGCCGCACCCCGCTCGGTCGCGTGTCCACTCCGGTCTGGAGCCAGGTCGCGCTGCACCGGCCCGCCGAGTTCAACAAGAGCCACGTGCCCGCCTTCCTGGCCGGTGAAGAGGCGCGCAAGTTCATCTGCGTGTACCCCTTCGTGCGGTCCTACGAGTGGTACCTGCTGCCGGACGACGAGCGCCGCAAGATGCTCGCCGACCACGGCAAGGAGGCCAGGGACTACCCGGACGTCCGCGCGAACACGGTCGCGTCCTTCGCACTCGGCGACTACGAGTGGATCCTCGCCTTCGAGGCCGACGAACTGCACCGGATCGTCGACCTGATGCGCCACCTTCGCGGCACCGAAGCGCGGCTTCACGTGCGCGAGGAGATCCCGTTCTACACCGGCACCAGGGTGGCGCCGTCGGAGCTCATCGCCGCCCTGCCCTGA
- a CDS encoding response regulator, translated as MAAVGLSQAVRSTPAGALPASMVPHPREELFSVLVVDDHPLLREAIAARLAQMGAGTVHEAATVAEARARATATGPCDLAILDLGLPDGSGIELVTELRSHGWPRVVVLASSDDPYAVRSAFQAGAQAYLLKSASPVVVTDGVRRVLEGGVYADPSVAPVLATGTRVAGTDNTPRELSAREVEVLQLVADGQSNKEIGEELSLSALTVKSHLSRIGRKLGTGDRAQMVALAMRAGVIR; from the coding sequence GTGGCTGCCGTCGGCTTATCTCAGGCCGTCAGATCCACGCCAGCCGGTGCTTTGCCGGCGAGCATGGTTCCGCATCCGCGGGAGGAGCTTTTCTCAGTGCTGGTGGTCGACGACCACCCGTTACTGAGAGAGGCGATTGCCGCACGACTCGCACAAATGGGTGCGGGCACCGTACACGAGGCTGCCACGGTAGCCGAGGCGAGAGCGAGGGCAACGGCCACTGGGCCATGTGACCTGGCAATTCTCGATCTCGGCCTGCCCGATGGCAGTGGCATCGAGCTGGTTACGGAACTCCGTAGCCATGGCTGGCCTCGGGTCGTGGTGCTCGCATCGTCCGACGATCCGTACGCGGTGAGGTCGGCGTTCCAGGCCGGAGCTCAGGCATACCTGCTCAAGTCAGCGTCGCCGGTGGTAGTCACCGATGGCGTGCGCAGGGTGCTCGAGGGCGGCGTGTACGCAGATCCCAGCGTGGCACCGGTCCTGGCCACCGGCACCAGGGTTGCCGGCACCGACAACACCCCGCGTGAGCTGTCCGCACGCGAGGTCGAGGTGCTGCAGCTCGTCGCCGATGGCCAGTCCAACAAGGAGATCGGAGAGGAACTCAGCCTCTCCGCGCTCACGGTGAAGTCACACCTGTCCCGCATCGGGCGCAAGCTCGGCACCGGGGACAGGGCACAGATGGTGGCGCTGGCGATGCGCGCAGGCGTAATCCGCTGA
- the hemG gene encoding protoporphyrinogen oxidase, protein MTGPLGEPRHVAVVGGGISGLTAAYRLRRLLGDRVTVTVVESTGSLGGKLRTAEVAGRPFDLGAEAFLARRPEALALVEEIGLAGVLTHPTRARATIRAGGTAAGLPGGTVMGVPGSAEAVAGLLSPDGARRVAAEPELPPVTLPETDVRLGPLLRERFGDELVDRLVDPLLGGVYAGGADGLGLRATMPGLAAKLDGGAGSLTAAAAALLPATPSASPVFGTLLGGLGVLVDRLTELAKPEVRLGVPVRSLRRRPSGWRLELGAAAYAHAPEDAVLDVDAVLLAVPAPAARRLLAEAAPAASAALGEVELASMAVVGLAYPPGTGLPDASGVLIGAGERDASGRPLAAKAFTFSARKWAHYGEPGGPVLLRGSVGRFGEPGALDATDEELVRLVRADLAEVSGLTAEPVDVLVHRWGGGLPQYGAGHAERVGRIERALAAVPGLELAGAVLHGVGIPACVATADAAAVRVTSGLAP, encoded by the coding sequence GTGACCGGGCCACTCGGCGAGCCGCGGCACGTCGCGGTGGTCGGCGGCGGGATCTCCGGGCTGACCGCCGCCTACCGGCTTCGGCGGCTGCTCGGCGACCGGGTGACCGTCACGGTGGTCGAGTCCACCGGTTCGCTCGGCGGCAAGCTGCGCACGGCCGAGGTCGCCGGCAGGCCGTTCGACCTCGGCGCGGAGGCCTTCCTGGCCCGCCGCCCGGAGGCGCTCGCGCTGGTCGAGGAGATCGGCCTTGCCGGGGTGCTGACCCATCCGACCAGGGCGCGGGCCACCATCCGCGCCGGCGGTACCGCGGCCGGGCTGCCCGGCGGCACCGTGATGGGCGTGCCCGGGTCGGCGGAGGCGGTGGCCGGACTGCTGTCCCCGGACGGCGCGCGCCGGGTCGCGGCCGAACCGGAACTGCCGCCGGTGACGTTGCCGGAGACCGACGTCCGGCTCGGCCCGCTGCTGCGGGAACGGTTCGGCGACGAGCTGGTCGACCGGCTGGTGGACCCGCTGCTCGGCGGGGTCTACGCCGGCGGGGCGGACGGGCTCGGTCTGCGCGCCACCATGCCCGGCCTTGCCGCGAAACTGGACGGCGGCGCCGGCTCGCTCACCGCGGCCGCCGCGGCACTGCTGCCCGCCACCCCGTCGGCCTCGCCGGTGTTCGGCACGCTGCTCGGCGGGCTGGGCGTCCTGGTGGACCGGCTCACCGAGCTGGCGAAGCCGGAGGTCCGGCTGGGCGTTCCAGTGCGTTCGCTGCGGCGCAGGCCGTCCGGCTGGCGGCTCGAACTCGGCGCGGCCGCCTACGCGCACGCGCCGGAGGACGCCGTGCTGGACGTGGACGCGGTGCTGCTCGCGGTGCCCGCTCCGGCGGCGAGGCGGCTGCTCGCGGAGGCGGCACCGGCGGCCTCCGCCGCACTCGGCGAGGTGGAGCTGGCCTCGATGGCGGTCGTCGGCCTGGCCTACCCGCCCGGTACCGGGCTGCCGGACGCGTCCGGGGTGCTGATCGGCGCGGGGGAGCGCGATGCCTCCGGCCGACCGCTGGCGGCGAAGGCGTTCACCTTCTCGGCCCGGAAATGGGCCCACTACGGCGAACCCGGCGGGCCGGTGCTGCTGCGCGGCTCGGTCGGCCGGTTCGGCGAGCCCGGCGCGCTGGACGCGACCGACGAGGAGCTGGTCCGCCTGGTACGCGCGGACCTGGCGGAGGTGAGCGGGCTGACCGCCGAGCCGGTCGACGTGTTGGTGCACCGCTGGGGCGGCGGGCTGCCGCAGTACGGCGCCGGGCACGCGGAGCGGGTCGGCCGGATCGAGCGCGCGCTGGCCGCGGTGCCCGGGCTGGAACTGGCCGGGGCGGTACTGCACGGCGTCGGCATCCCGGCCTGCGTCGCCACCGCGGACGCCGCGGCGGTCCGCGTCACGTCCGGCCTGGCTCCCTGA
- a CDS encoding DUF692 domain-containing protein — translation MTELGVGIGWRPEIDLSVARLPGVDWVEVVAENLHTDHLPEALAKLRERGLPVLPHAVSLSLGGAEPVDTRRIEHLAGLAAALDAPLASDHVCFVRAGGLDAGHLIPLPRTREALDVLVDNVKLTQSIVGVPFALENIAALIEWPDAQLTEAAFLRELTERTGCLLIVDVANLYANARNLGTDPERFLDEIPLERLAYVHVAGGVERDGVYHDTHAHPVRPEVLDLLAELRRRTDPPGVLLEHDENYPSDTELAATLASIRAVVSPG, via the coding sequence GTGACTGAGCTGGGCGTCGGCATCGGCTGGCGGCCGGAGATCGACCTGTCGGTGGCCAGGCTGCCCGGGGTGGACTGGGTCGAGGTGGTCGCGGAGAACCTGCACACCGACCACCTGCCGGAAGCGCTGGCGAAACTCCGCGAACGCGGCCTGCCGGTGCTGCCGCACGCGGTGTCGCTCTCGCTCGGCGGCGCCGAGCCGGTGGACACCCGCCGAATCGAGCACCTGGCCGGCCTCGCCGCCGCGCTGGACGCCCCGCTGGCCAGCGACCACGTCTGCTTCGTGCGGGCCGGCGGGCTGGACGCCGGTCACCTGATCCCGCTGCCGCGCACCAGGGAAGCGCTGGACGTGCTGGTGGACAACGTGAAGCTGACCCAGTCGATCGTCGGTGTGCCGTTCGCGCTGGAGAACATCGCCGCGCTGATCGAATGGCCGGACGCCCAGCTGACCGAGGCCGCGTTCCTGCGCGAGCTGACCGAGCGCACCGGCTGCCTGCTGATCGTGGACGTGGCGAACCTCTACGCCAACGCCCGCAACCTGGGCACCGACCCCGAGCGGTTCCTGGACGAGATCCCGCTGGAACGACTCGCCTACGTGCACGTGGCCGGCGGTGTCGAGCGCGACGGGGTCTACCACGACACGCACGCGCACCCGGTCCGGCCCGAGGTGCTGGACCTGCTCGCCGAACTGCGCCGCCGGACCGATCCGCCGGGGGTGCTGCTGGAGCACGACGAGAACTACCCGAGCGACACCGAGCTGGCCGCGACGCTGGCCTCGATCCGCGCGGTGGTGTCCCCGGGATGA
- the msrB gene encoding peptide-methionine (R)-S-oxide reductase MsrB codes for MKPVVGATPRVVKSEQEWREQLAPEEYAVLRQAATERPYTGEYNDTKTTGVYECRACGAELFRSDTKFESHCGWPSFFDPADSDAVLLREDRAMGMKRIEVLCGSCHSHLGHVFEGEGYDTPTDQRYCINSISLKLVPKP; via the coding sequence ATGAAACCCGTCGTCGGCGCCACTCCCCGAGTGGTGAAGTCCGAGCAGGAATGGCGGGAGCAGCTGGCACCGGAGGAGTACGCGGTGCTGCGCCAGGCCGCCACCGAACGCCCGTACACCGGCGAGTACAACGACACCAAGACCACCGGCGTCTACGAATGCCGCGCCTGCGGCGCCGAACTGTTCCGCAGCGACACCAAGTTCGAAAGCCACTGCGGCTGGCCGTCCTTCTTCGACCCCGCGGACTCGGACGCGGTGCTGCTGCGCGAAGACCGCGCGATGGGCATGAAGCGCATCGAGGTGCTCTGCGGCTCCTGCCACAGCCACCTCGGGCACGTGTTCGAGGGCGAGGGCTACGACACCCCCACCGACCAGCGGTACTGCATCAACTCGATCTCGCTGAAGCTGGTGCCCAAGCCGTAA
- a CDS encoding CoA transferase, translated as MANLDTDLGELWRALTGEPLEPGAVAFTGAESVLPGPFRVAAAAATSVAATTLAAAELLRLRGVEPGRVSVDLGHAAAAFRSERYLLVDGGPPGDVWAELSGDYRAADGWVRLHCNYPQHAAAACRALGVPESREAVTEAVAARGAWQVQEEVLAAGGAAAALRSRADWLAHPQGRAVTGLPLAELTRTGHAAPVPLPDSGRPLGGVRVLELTHVIAGPVAGRTLAAHGADVLHIGAAHLPVVRPLVIDTGLGKRSAWLDLRTDAGRDRLWALIAGADVFIQSFRPGALAGLGFSADRLAAARPGLVQIELNAYGWAGPWAGRRGFDSLVQLATGIAAEGAADAPVPLPAQALDHATGWLAAAVAMTALRRRAAEGGGWRARLALARTGEWLDSLGGKDPAATEPDLTALLTTTQSQFGELTHVRAPGALPASNPQWTHGSPLPGGDSPNWPRE; from the coding sequence ATGGCGAATCTCGACACGGATCTCGGCGAGCTGTGGCGGGCGCTCACCGGTGAGCCGCTCGAACCGGGTGCGGTGGCCTTCACCGGGGCGGAGTCCGTGCTGCCAGGCCCGTTCCGGGTGGCCGCCGCGGCGGCTACCTCCGTCGCCGCCACCACCCTCGCCGCGGCCGAGCTGCTGCGGCTGCGCGGCGTCGAGCCGGGGCGGGTCTCGGTGGACCTCGGGCACGCGGCGGCGGCGTTCCGCAGCGAGCGGTACCTGCTGGTGGACGGCGGCCCGCCCGGTGACGTGTGGGCGGAGCTCTCCGGCGATTACCGGGCCGCCGACGGCTGGGTGCGGCTGCACTGCAACTACCCGCAGCACGCGGCCGCGGCCTGCCGCGCACTCGGGGTGCCGGAGAGTAGGGAGGCCGTCACCGAAGCGGTGGCGGCGCGCGGCGCCTGGCAGGTGCAGGAGGAGGTGCTCGCCGCCGGCGGCGCGGCCGCCGCGCTGCGGTCCCGCGCGGACTGGCTGGCGCATCCGCAGGGCCGGGCGGTGACCGGACTGCCGCTGGCCGAGCTGACCAGGACCGGCCACGCCGCGCCGGTTCCGCTACCCGATTCCGGGCGGCCGCTCGGCGGGGTCAGGGTGCTGGAGCTGACGCATGTGATCGCGGGCCCGGTGGCCGGTCGCACGTTGGCCGCGCACGGCGCCGACGTGCTGCACATCGGGGCCGCGCACCTGCCGGTGGTGCGGCCGCTGGTGATCGACACCGGGCTTGGCAAGCGCTCCGCCTGGCTCGACCTGCGTACCGACGCCGGCCGGGACCGGCTCTGGGCGCTGATCGCCGGGGCCGACGTGTTCATCCAGTCCTTCCGGCCCGGCGCGCTGGCCGGACTGGGTTTCAGCGCGGACCGGCTGGCCGCGGCCAGGCCGGGGCTGGTGCAGATCGAGCTGAACGCCTACGGCTGGGCCGGTCCGTGGGCCGGGCGCCGCGGCTTCGACAGCCTGGTGCAGCTCGCCACCGGTATCGCGGCCGAGGGTGCGGCGGACGCCCCGGTGCCGCTACCGGCGCAGGCGCTCGACCACGCGACCGGCTGGCTGGCCGCGGCCGTCGCGATGACCGCGCTGCGCCGCCGGGCGGCCGAGGGCGGCGGCTGGCGGGCCAGGCTGGCGCTCGCCCGCACCGGCGAATGGCTGGACTCCCTCGGCGGCAAGGACCCGGCCGCCACCGAACCCGACCTGACCGCCCTACTCACCACCACGCAAAGCCAGTTCGGCGAACTGACCCACGTCCGCGCCCCCGGCGCCCTACCCGCATCCAATCCACAATGGACACACGGCTCCCCGCTGCCCGGCGGCGATTCCCCCAACTGGCCTCGTGAGTGA
- the hemE gene encoding uroporphyrinogen decarboxylase, with protein sequence MPTTAETRPQPARRELSEAPFLVAARGGKPARLPVWFMRQAGRSLPEYRALREGVPMLDACFDPEMLAEVTLQPVRRHGVDAAILFSDIVVPLKAAGLDIDIVPGTGPVVASPVRDAAAVAAVPLLDPEQVAPVADGVRLLVERLGSTPLIGFAGAPFTLASYLIEGGPSRNHEHTKALMHADPELWHSLAGRLADVALTFLRAQLDAGVDAVQLFDSWAGALSPRDYREFVLPHSARVLAGVAEYGVPRIHFGVGTGELLTAMRDAGADVVGVDWRVPLDEAVRRLSVPDSAPDHARPVVQGNLDPALLLASWPVVEAEVRRIAAEGKAAAGHIFNLGHGVLPGTDPEVLTRVVELVHRL encoded by the coding sequence ATGCCTACCACTGCTGAGACGCGGCCACAACCCGCCCGCCGCGAGCTCTCCGAAGCCCCGTTCCTGGTCGCCGCCCGCGGCGGGAAACCGGCCAGGCTGCCGGTCTGGTTCATGCGGCAGGCGGGCCGGTCGCTGCCGGAGTACCGCGCCCTGCGCGAGGGCGTGCCGATGCTGGACGCCTGCTTCGACCCGGAGATGCTGGCCGAGGTGACGCTGCAGCCGGTGCGCCGGCACGGGGTGGACGCGGCGATCCTGTTCAGCGACATCGTGGTGCCGCTGAAGGCGGCCGGGCTGGACATCGACATCGTGCCGGGCACCGGCCCGGTGGTGGCTTCGCCGGTGCGCGACGCGGCCGCGGTGGCCGCCGTGCCGCTGCTCGACCCGGAGCAGGTCGCGCCGGTCGCGGACGGGGTGCGGCTGCTGGTCGAGCGGCTCGGCAGCACGCCGCTGATCGGGTTCGCCGGCGCACCGTTCACCCTGGCCTCCTACCTGATCGAGGGCGGGCCGAGCCGCAACCACGAGCACACCAAGGCGTTGATGCACGCCGACCCCGAGCTCTGGCACTCACTCGCCGGCAGGCTCGCCGACGTCGCGCTGACCTTCCTGCGCGCCCAGCTGGACGCCGGGGTGGACGCGGTGCAGCTGTTCGACTCCTGGGCCGGCGCGCTCTCGCCGAGGGACTACCGCGAGTTCGTGCTGCCGCATTCGGCCAGGGTGCTGGCCGGGGTGGCGGAGTACGGCGTGCCGCGGATCCACTTCGGCGTCGGCACCGGTGAGCTGCTCACGGCGATGCGCGACGCCGGTGCGGACGTGGTCGGCGTGGACTGGCGGGTCCCGCTGGACGAGGCCGTGCGGCGCCTTTCAGTGCCCGATTCGGCACCGGACCACGCTCGCCCGGTGGTGCAGGGCAATCTCGACCCGGCGCTGCTGCTCGCGTCCTGGCCGGTGGTGGAGGCCGAGGTGCGCCGGATCGCCGCCGAGGGCAAGGCCGCCGCGGGGCACATCTTCAACCTCGGCCACGGCGTGCTGCCCGGTACCGACCCGGAGGTGCTGACCAGGGTCGTCGAGCTGGTCCACCGGCTGTGA
- a CDS encoding DUF3000 domain-containing protein, whose translation MTAMTQAPDLFREAVAALQSVRPRPEVTLESMRPPQRLAPWSYALSCETTGPADVLASGRLVLLHDPDGQENWDGVLRLVVYVRAELDRELATDPFLPAVGWSWLTDALESSGATWTALGGTVTETSSARFGDISGPARTDDLELRASWTPTDAELRPHGEAFCQLMSSVAGLPPVGVTFFGQRQTS comes from the coding sequence GTGACCGCGATGACGCAGGCGCCCGACTTGTTCCGTGAGGCTGTCGCGGCGCTGCAATCCGTCCGGCCCCGGCCGGAAGTGACCCTGGAGAGCATGCGTCCGCCGCAGCGGCTCGCGCCGTGGTCCTACGCCCTGAGCTGCGAGACCACCGGGCCGGCGGACGTGCTGGCCTCGGGCAGGCTGGTGCTGCTGCACGACCCGGACGGCCAGGAGAACTGGGACGGCGTGCTCCGCCTCGTCGTCTACGTGCGGGCCGAGCTCGACCGCGAACTGGCCACCGACCCGTTCCTGCCGGCGGTCGGCTGGTCCTGGCTGACCGACGCGCTGGAAAGCTCCGGCGCCACCTGGACCGCGCTGGGCGGCACGGTCACCGAGACCTCCTCGGCCCGGTTCGGCGACATTTCCGGCCCGGCCAGGACCGACGACCTCGAGCTCCGGGCATCCTGGACCCCGACCGACGCCGAACTGCGCCCGCACGGCGAGGCGTTCTGCCAGCTCATGTCCAGCGTGGCCGGGCTGCCGCCGGTGGGCGTCACCTTCTTCGGGCAGCGCCAGACCTCCTGA